In Mangrovivirga cuniculi, the following proteins share a genomic window:
- the ftsH gene encoding ATP-dependent zinc metalloprotease FtsH, with amino-acid sequence MANEGKNKGKKNLLPNKNPRRQNYQMLIILIILSVLVGFMMLNNSGGATRITQKKFEEMYLDKDVKRVELVKNQDLVEVFLKEEALENEKYKELLNGNSTFGFTGGPQFFFKVAGAEKFAEDFSKLEAEAGGDQPGLEITERESLGEFFFSYGLIFLMIIGFFFLMRRMTGGGGPGGQIFNIGKSKAALFDAENKVKITFNDVAGLDEAKEEVKEIVEFLKNPGKFTKLGGKIPKGALLVGPPGTGKTLLAKAVAGEAAVPFFSLSGSDFVEMFVGVGAARVRDLFKQAKEKAPCIVFIDEIDAIGRSRGKGQMPGSNDERENTLNSLLVEMDGFSTDSGVIILAATNRPDVLDQALLRPGRFDRQISVDKPDIVGRTAIFKVHLKPIRLDSEVDAKKLAAQTPGFAGAEIANVCNEAALIAARKNKEKVDMQDFQDAIDRVIGGLEKKNKIISPEEKEIVAYHEAGHAVAGWFLEHADPLVKVSIVPRGIAALGYAQYLPKEQFLYQTEQLIDEMCMALGGRAAEEITFGKISTGALSDLERVTKMAYSIVTVYGMNDKIGNVSFYDSKGQNDYSMTKPYSENTAKLIDEEVKKIVSSAYERVKKLLLDKKDKLEILAKELLEKEILFQNDLNKLIGPRPFKHQTTYQKFTSEVEEQEKEEEKKKKEEDNKNQASTNGHEKPEAAEVDSTGDKPDEDSKS; translated from the coding sequence ATGGCAAACGAGGGAAAAAATAAAGGCAAAAAGAATTTGCTTCCCAATAAAAATCCGCGCAGACAAAATTATCAGATGTTAATTATTCTGATCATCCTGTCGGTACTTGTTGGTTTCATGATGTTAAATAACTCCGGAGGAGCTACCAGAATCACACAGAAAAAATTCGAGGAAATGTACCTCGATAAAGATGTGAAAAGGGTAGAGCTGGTCAAGAACCAGGATCTAGTGGAGGTATTTCTGAAAGAAGAAGCACTTGAAAATGAAAAATATAAAGAACTTTTAAATGGAAATTCAACCTTCGGCTTTACCGGAGGGCCGCAATTTTTCTTTAAAGTAGCTGGTGCTGAAAAGTTCGCTGAAGACTTTAGCAAACTAGAGGCCGAAGCCGGTGGTGATCAACCGGGTCTTGAAATTACTGAAAGGGAATCTCTCGGAGAATTCTTTTTTAGTTATGGATTGATCTTTTTAATGATCATCGGATTTTTCTTCCTTATGAGAAGAATGACCGGTGGTGGTGGTCCTGGTGGACAAATATTCAATATTGGTAAATCTAAAGCAGCTCTATTTGATGCTGAAAATAAGGTTAAAATTACTTTTAATGATGTTGCCGGTCTGGATGAAGCTAAGGAAGAGGTAAAGGAAATTGTTGAGTTTCTTAAGAATCCGGGAAAATTCACTAAGCTGGGAGGTAAAATACCTAAAGGTGCACTCCTTGTAGGACCTCCGGGTACAGGTAAAACTCTTCTTGCAAAGGCAGTTGCCGGTGAGGCAGCAGTTCCTTTCTTTAGTTTATCAGGTTCTGACTTTGTGGAAATGTTCGTCGGTGTTGGAGCAGCACGTGTGCGTGACTTATTTAAGCAGGCTAAAGAGAAAGCACCTTGTATCGTATTTATTGATGAGATCGATGCAATTGGTAGAAGCAGAGGTAAAGGACAGATGCCGGGTTCTAATGATGAACGTGAAAATACACTGAATTCATTACTGGTTGAAATGGATGGTTTCTCTACTGATAGTGGAGTTATTATACTGGCAGCGACCAACAGACCTGATGTTCTAGACCAGGCGCTTTTGAGACCTGGACGTTTTGACCGTCAGATCAGTGTCGATAAACCGGATATCGTAGGACGTACTGCAATTTTTAAAGTTCACCTAAAGCCAATCAGATTGGATAGCGAGGTAGATGCTAAAAAACTTGCTGCTCAGACTCCGGGTTTTGCAGGAGCTGAAATAGCCAACGTCTGTAATGAAGCTGCTCTGATTGCAGCCAGAAAAAATAAAGAAAAAGTCGATATGCAGGATTTTCAGGATGCTATCGACCGGGTGATCGGAGGATTAGAGAAGAAAAATAAAATCATTTCCCCTGAAGAAAAAGAGATTGTTGCTTACCACGAGGCTGGTCATGCTGTAGCAGGTTGGTTCCTTGAGCATGCAGATCCATTGGTAAAAGTAAGTATAGTTCCAAGAGGTATTGCCGCATTAGGTTATGCACAGTATTTACCTAAGGAGCAGTTCCTGTATCAGACAGAACAGTTAATAGATGAAATGTGCATGGCTCTTGGCGGTCGTGCAGCCGAAGAAATAACTTTTGGTAAGATTTCAACAGGTGCCTTATCTGATTTGGAAAGAGTGACTAAAATGGCTTATTCTATTGTTACTGTTTATGGAATGAATGATAAAATCGGAAATGTCTCGTTTTATGATTCAAAAGGTCAGAACGATTACTCGATGACTAAGCCATATTCAGAAAACACAGCTAAGTTGATAGATGAAGAAGTTAAAAAAATCGTTTCATCAGCTTACGAGAGAGTAAAGAAACTACTTCTTGATAAAAAGGATAAATTAGAGATTCTTGCAAAAGAACTTCTAGAGAAAGAGATTCTTTTCCAAAACGACCTGAATAAGTTGATCGGTCCAAGACCATTTAAGCATCAAACAACTTATCAGAAATTTACCAGTGAGGTAGAAGAACAGGAAAAAGAAGAAGAAAAGAAGAAAAAAGAAGAAGATAATAAAAATCAGGCTTCGACCAATGGTCATGAAAAACCGGAAGCTGCAGAAGTAGATTCGACCGGTGATAAGCCTGATGAGGATTCCAAGTCCTGA
- a CDS encoding UDP-2,3-diacylglucosamine diphosphatase: MPELKIDLQEDKKLYFASDFHLGVDAIDTSIEREKKLISWLKSVSEDAHAIFLVGDIFDFWFEYKKVVPKGFVGFINQIRETVDSGIPVYLFKGNHDMWMFDYLPEVTGAEIISDELKIGVNGKRLFIHHGDGLGPGDKSYKLLKKVFRSSVCQWLFAALHPAIGMGIAHFWSSQSKKKNNGLEQTFEEKEKENIWLFCRENEKVQHFDMYICGHRHLVLEMDVTKNSRYYNIGEWMTGAPYGVFDGQEFHLCTYTG; encoded by the coding sequence ATGCCTGAATTAAAGATCGATCTTCAAGAAGATAAAAAATTATATTTTGCTTCTGATTTTCATTTGGGAGTTGATGCTATCGACACAAGTATAGAAAGGGAAAAAAAGCTTATTTCCTGGCTTAAAAGTGTATCAGAAGATGCTCATGCAATTTTCCTTGTCGGAGATATTTTTGATTTTTGGTTTGAGTATAAGAAAGTAGTTCCCAAAGGGTTTGTTGGTTTTATTAATCAAATTCGTGAAACGGTAGATTCCGGGATTCCGGTTTACCTTTTTAAAGGAAACCACGATATGTGGATGTTCGATTATCTACCAGAGGTTACAGGGGCTGAAATAATTTCTGATGAACTGAAAATAGGTGTTAATGGAAAAAGGCTATTTATACATCATGGAGATGGTCTTGGGCCTGGAGATAAGTCATACAAACTACTCAAGAAAGTTTTTCGAAGTTCAGTTTGCCAGTGGTTGTTTGCTGCATTACACCCCGCAATTGGAATGGGCATAGCCCACTTTTGGTCCTCTCAGAGCAAGAAGAAAAACAATGGCCTGGAGCAAACTTTTGAAGAAAAGGAAAAAGAAAATATTTGGCTGTTCTGCCGTGAAAACGAAAAAGTTCAGCACTTTGACATGTACATTTGTGGACATAGACACTTGGTGCTAGAAATGGATGTAACAAAAAATAGTCGTTATTATAACATCGGAGAATGGATGACAGGAGCTCCATACGGAGTATTTGATGGTCAGGAATTTCACTTATGTACTTACACAGGATAA
- a CDS encoding sigma-54-dependent transcriptional regulator encodes MEEKELGKILIIDDDEDVLLAAKLLLKKHAKEVIIEKNPKKIPFLLNNDTYDVILLDMNFSKDITSGKEGFYWLEQIKEKDPNAVVILITAFGDVEMAVRALKVGATDFVLKPWQNEKLVATISSASRLKQSYNKVEQLSTAKKSLEEEISQSFKDIIGESQPMQDVFNLIDKVAKTDANVLILGENGTGKELVARALHARSLRHEEVFVSVDMGAITETLFESELFGHKKGAFTDAKEDRAGRFEVANNGTLFLDEIGNLSLPLQAKLLAALQNREIRRIGSNKTVNIDIRLICATNMPVYEMVSDNSFRQDLLYRINTVEIKLPALRERRDDIPLLVDHFVKIYSKKYRKPIQRVSANALKKLKAYQWPGNIRELQHVVERSVIMSDGDVLDEHNFLLSSQATSDEPILGEDVFNLDEVEKQVVQKAINKHSGNISKAAKELGLTRAALYRRLEKHGL; translated from the coding sequence ATGGAAGAAAAAGAACTGGGTAAAATATTAATAATCGATGATGATGAGGATGTGTTATTGGCTGCCAAGCTGCTATTGAAAAAGCATGCGAAGGAAGTAATAATAGAAAAGAACCCTAAGAAAATCCCTTTTCTCCTTAATAACGACACCTATGATGTAATCCTTCTGGATATGAATTTTAGTAAGGATATCACCTCTGGGAAAGAAGGTTTTTACTGGCTAGAACAAATTAAAGAAAAGGACCCCAACGCAGTCGTTATTCTTATTACAGCTTTTGGAGATGTAGAGATGGCTGTTAGAGCACTTAAAGTAGGAGCAACCGACTTTGTATTAAAGCCTTGGCAAAATGAAAAGCTGGTAGCTACAATTTCCTCAGCCTCTCGTTTAAAGCAATCATATAACAAGGTTGAGCAATTAAGTACTGCAAAAAAGTCTCTGGAGGAAGAAATATCCCAATCTTTTAAAGATATCATTGGTGAGAGTCAACCGATGCAAGATGTGTTCAATCTTATTGATAAGGTTGCTAAGACAGATGCAAACGTATTGATTCTTGGTGAAAACGGAACCGGAAAAGAGTTGGTTGCAAGAGCTTTACATGCCAGGTCGCTAAGGCATGAAGAGGTATTCGTATCGGTTGATATGGGAGCAATAACAGAAACGTTATTCGAAAGTGAACTTTTCGGGCATAAAAAAGGAGCGTTTACAGATGCCAAGGAAGACAGAGCTGGTAGGTTTGAGGTAGCGAATAATGGAACGCTCTTTCTGGATGAAATCGGAAACCTGAGTCTTCCCCTTCAGGCGAAACTTTTAGCAGCACTTCAAAACCGGGAGATCAGACGTATTGGTTCAAATAAAACAGTTAATATCGATATACGATTAATTTGTGCTACCAATATGCCGGTATATGAAATGGTCTCAGATAATTCATTCAGACAGGATTTGCTTTACAGGATAAATACAGTAGAAATTAAGCTTCCTGCACTGAGAGAAAGACGTGATGATATTCCTCTTCTTGTTGATCACTTTGTAAAAATATATTCGAAGAAATACAGAAAGCCTATTCAACGTGTTTCAGCAAATGCTTTGAAAAAATTAAAGGCTTACCAGTGGCCAGGTAACATAAGAGAATTACAGCATGTGGTTGAACGATCTGTCATTATGAGTGATGGTGACGTACTGGATGAACACAACTTTTTACTTTCTTCTCAGGCAACGAGCGACGAGCCAATTTTAGGAGAAGATGTTTTTAACCTGGATGAAGTGGAAAAGCAGGTAGTTCAAAAGGCAATTAATAAACATAGTGGAAATATTTCCAAGGCAGCAAAGGAGCTAGGGCTTACGCGTGCTGCATTATACAGAAGATTAGAAAAACATGGTCTCTAG
- a CDS encoding sensor histidine kinase, with translation MGSLLILLLIVFQIISFVKYIEKSNEEILGIIDSLGEEDFTVENQKIANDSPDATSKILQKLQEVNQEKEAHYQYLKNIVQHLGIGIITFDKNGKIQIMNTAAKRLLKVRQVKSLEELRPISELLVNSCYELRTGGRDLIKIKQQDDMVQLAIYAIELTLKDEEFKLVSIQNIQSELEEKEMEAWQNLIRVLTHEIMNSVTPISSLAATVEGELQGQLSNGMEMNTMSNEDVETIHMAVQTIQRRSEGLIKFVSDFRNLARVPDPKFEDVQLITIFNRLRTLFKNDLDSNDIECNCTIIPEDLTLKADPELLEQVFINLIKNSIQAFENLDDDRKRMIDIHATQGPKNQVLIKIEDNGPGIDPEALEKLFIPFFTTKKYGSGIGLSISKQILRKHKAAISVKSEDNVGTEFTIRF, from the coding sequence TTGGGAAGCTTATTAATTCTTTTGCTAATCGTCTTTCAAATCATTTCCTTCGTAAAATATATCGAGAAATCTAATGAAGAGATTCTGGGTATAATAGATAGCCTGGGAGAAGAAGATTTCACTGTTGAAAATCAGAAAATCGCCAACGACTCTCCCGATGCAACCTCTAAAATTCTTCAGAAGCTTCAGGAAGTAAACCAGGAGAAGGAGGCACATTATCAATACCTGAAAAATATAGTTCAGCATTTGGGAATTGGTATTATAACATTCGATAAGAATGGGAAGATTCAGATCATGAATACTGCCGCTAAAAGGTTGCTGAAAGTTAGACAGGTCAAATCTCTGGAGGAACTCAGACCAATTAGTGAATTGCTTGTAAACTCATGTTATGAATTAAGGACTGGAGGAAGAGATCTGATTAAAATAAAGCAGCAGGATGATATGGTTCAATTGGCTATTTACGCTATTGAATTAACTCTTAAAGATGAAGAATTCAAACTTGTATCAATTCAGAATATCCAGTCTGAACTCGAAGAAAAGGAAATGGAAGCCTGGCAAAATCTTATCAGGGTACTTACCCATGAGATTATGAACTCTGTTACTCCAATTAGTTCATTAGCGGCAACCGTAGAAGGGGAGCTCCAGGGTCAGCTCTCAAATGGTATGGAAATGAACACAATGTCTAATGAAGATGTTGAAACAATCCATATGGCAGTCCAGACAATCCAACGACGAAGTGAAGGATTAATAAAATTTGTTTCAGATTTTAGAAACCTGGCTCGGGTCCCGGATCCCAAATTTGAAGATGTTCAGCTTATTACAATATTTAACAGATTGAGAACATTATTTAAAAATGATCTGGATAGCAATGATATTGAATGCAATTGCACCATCATACCAGAAGATCTGACCTTAAAAGCAGATCCGGAGTTATTGGAGCAGGTATTTATCAATTTAATAAAGAATTCGATTCAGGCATTCGAAAATTTAGATGATGACAGAAAAAGGATGATCGATATTCATGCTACCCAGGGACCTAAGAATCAAGTTCTTATTAAAATTGAAGATAATGGGCCGGGAATAGATCCTGAAGCCCTGGAAAAATTATTTATTCCATTCTTTACCACCAAAAAGTATGGTTCTGGTATTGGATTGAGTATTTCAAAACAAATTCTTAGAAAGCACAAAGCTGCTATATCAGTAAAATCAGAAGATAATGTTGGTACTGAATTTACTATCAGGTTTTAA
- a CDS encoding DUF1295 domain-containing protein, whose translation MKTDKTSSLIIVTACYLIALGVAALVWIYTSEFNSFYRIFFADVAGTVVIFIGSVITRNSSMYDPYWSVVPPLIVIALIIENPEGNTERQGMILTAVLIWSIRLTINWIKGWKGLDHEDWRYKIIAEKTGKLYWPASFFGIHLLPTLWVYAGCLPLFYAIPYSSVLNPWDYVAFIVCTAGAFIELMADEQLRDFKTFSSSNEFIDSGIWKISRHPNYFGELLFWTGIFISVIPLPGFEGMWTISGLISLIFLFKFISIPMMEKRNIERKPGYTNYIKKVSSLVPFIRI comes from the coding sequence ATGAAAACCGATAAAACCTCGAGTTTAATAATTGTAACAGCCTGCTACCTTATTGCTTTGGGTGTAGCTGCCTTAGTTTGGATCTATACTTCAGAGTTCAACTCTTTTTACAGAATTTTCTTTGCAGACGTGGCGGGAACAGTTGTTATTTTTATCGGAAGTGTCATTACAAGAAATTCGAGCATGTACGATCCGTATTGGTCGGTTGTCCCTCCTTTGATTGTCATTGCATTGATAATAGAGAACCCGGAAGGCAATACAGAAAGACAAGGAATGATTTTAACAGCAGTTTTAATCTGGTCAATTAGGTTAACCATAAACTGGATTAAAGGATGGAAAGGATTGGATCATGAAGATTGGCGTTACAAAATTATAGCTGAAAAAACAGGTAAATTATATTGGCCTGCCAGTTTCTTTGGTATTCATCTTCTACCTACGCTTTGGGTTTATGCAGGCTGTCTGCCTTTGTTTTATGCTATACCTTATAGTTCCGTTCTTAACCCATGGGATTATGTAGCTTTTATAGTCTGCACAGCCGGGGCATTTATAGAATTAATGGCAGATGAACAACTCAGGGATTTCAAAACTTTTTCATCTTCCAATGAATTTATTGATAGTGGAATATGGAAAATTAGTAGGCACCCGAATTATTTTGGGGAGCTTCTTTTCTGGACAGGAATATTCATTTCCGTTATTCCATTACCTGGTTTTGAAGGAATGTGGACAATATCAGGCCTAATCTCACTAATTTTTCTTTTTAAATTTATCAGTATACCAATGATGGAGAAAAGAAATATAGAGAGAAAGCCAGGATATACTAATTATATTAAAAAGGTGTCTTCTCTGGTCCCATTTATCAGAATCTAA
- a CDS encoding sulfotransferase family protein, with translation MAGFNLPPVSTLAGTDIFNFFKIIRKGRIQKRYYFKVFITFLICLIASPFHLYEKVFFSNKLKNHNFSNPPLFIIGHWRSGTTHLHNLLAQDPSASFFTTYQGVFPDNLKSKLIFKSFMKMSMPGKRPSDNVKLNVNYPQEDEFAVSNSGLESFYNFFYFPHLYDYYYQNGVKFNEDKDIISWLTGYERLMKKAAYNTGDGRLIVKNPVNTARIKYLAEYFKESKFIFIYRNPIIVYLSTRSFFNSLFPSLTLQEINKEQIDEIVIDLYKRLMNDYFEQKDKVRRDNLIEIKFEDLEKYPIQQLREIYAKLDLEDFEGIKTHFETYLNSRKGYKKNKYSIFSEELDVVSNHLKPYMEILDYQIPEDLNVIY, from the coding sequence ATGGCTGGTTTTAATCTACCGCCGGTATCAACACTGGCAGGCACAGACATTTTTAATTTCTTTAAGATAATAAGGAAGGGAAGAATTCAAAAGCGCTATTATTTTAAAGTATTTATAACGTTTTTAATTTGCTTAATAGCATCACCATTTCACTTATATGAGAAAGTATTTTTTAGCAATAAATTAAAAAATCACAATTTTTCTAATCCACCTTTATTTATCATTGGCCATTGGAGGTCTGGAACAACCCATTTGCACAATTTATTGGCACAGGATCCCAGTGCTTCATTTTTTACAACTTACCAGGGAGTCTTTCCTGATAACTTAAAAAGCAAGCTGATTTTTAAATCTTTCATGAAAATGTCGATGCCTGGTAAAAGACCTTCTGATAATGTAAAGCTCAACGTTAATTATCCTCAGGAGGACGAATTCGCAGTGAGTAACTCAGGACTTGAATCATTTTATAACTTCTTTTATTTCCCTCATTTATATGATTATTATTACCAAAATGGAGTCAAATTTAATGAGGATAAGGATATTATTTCCTGGTTAACTGGATATGAAAGGTTGATGAAGAAGGCAGCTTACAATACTGGAGATGGACGCCTAATAGTGAAAAACCCTGTAAATACGGCTAGAATAAAATACCTGGCAGAATACTTTAAAGAATCAAAATTTATTTTCATATATCGGAATCCAATAATAGTTTATTTGAGTACTCGTTCATTTTTTAATAGTTTGTTCCCCTCATTAACTCTTCAGGAAATAAACAAGGAACAAATCGATGAGATAGTGATAGATCTTTATAAGAGATTGATGAACGATTATTTTGAGCAAAAAGATAAAGTCAGGAGGGATAATTTAATAGAAATAAAATTTGAGGATCTTGAGAAATACCCAATACAACAGCTACGCGAAATATATGCGAAGCTTGACCTTGAAGACTTTGAAGGAATAAAAACTCATTTCGAAACATACCTCAATTCAAGGAAAGGATATAAAAAAAATAAATACTCAATATTCTCAGAAGAACTAGATGTGGTATCCAACCACTTAAAGCCTTATATGGAAATTTTGGATTATCAAATCCCTGAAGATCTTAATGTAATTTATTAA
- a CDS encoding TonB-dependent receptor, translating into MHKVVTLVSLIFLVSINLSAQEKFTISGYVKEASTGEALIGASVVANTTPPSGSVTNNYGFYSLTLPEGKYEITFSFIGFEQVVRNVDLNGNLKINIELEDVGRELEEVVVTGKREDENVEDISMSKEELSIEKIKAMPALFGEVDIVKSLQMLPGVQSAGEGTTGLFVRGGSYDQNLVLLDEATVYNASHFLGFFSVFNPDAVKKVTLYKGGIPAKYGGRLSSVVDIQMKEGNSKEFSGSGGIGTISSRLTLEGPIKKDVSSFIVTARRTYADLFLALSNDPNISNNKLYFYDFNAKANYRFSEKDQIFVSGYFGRDVFNFDNDFGLKWGNTTLTGRWNHVFNDKLFLNSTALYSSFNYGFQIDNSSQNFEWLANLSEVAGKFDFTYFHSPSVTLSFGSHSIYHIFSPAEIEPLNDESIVESFSLDNKYAFEQGLYVDYEKKVNERLLLQAGLRYSLFSNIGPSDVYIYEGGEPSRDAEIIDTVSFARGKNIAFYDGFEPRLNIRYKLNKSSSIKASYMRTMQYLQIAANSTAGLPIDRWIPADKYIKPLSGNQVAVGYFRNFKENTFEFSTELYYKHMENVIDLLPEADVFLSNNIETELAAGRGWAYGLEFQMKKQKGATTGWLSYTLSRTFRQVPGISNGDPYPARYDRIHDISLVLNHEFNKRVSMGLNFVYSSGQAVSFPIGRYEVDGQSVPYYDDNNRNSSRMPDYHRLDLSLTLNGKEKSDRKWESFWNFSIYNLYSRKNPFSIEFRRIYNNDVDFDPQEDGNPGEQYNSRPASVKTYLFGIIPSVSYNFKF; encoded by the coding sequence ATGCACAAGGTAGTGACTCTGGTGAGTCTGATTTTTTTGGTAAGTATAAATTTATCTGCTCAGGAAAAGTTTACAATAAGTGGATATGTCAAGGAAGCTTCGACCGGGGAAGCCCTGATTGGTGCATCTGTAGTAGCCAATACTACCCCTCCTAGTGGTTCTGTTACAAATAATTATGGTTTTTACTCTCTCACTTTACCTGAAGGTAAGTACGAAATCACTTTTTCTTTTATTGGGTTTGAACAAGTCGTTCGGAATGTTGACCTCAACGGCAATCTAAAAATAAATATTGAACTGGAAGATGTTGGCCGGGAATTAGAAGAAGTTGTGGTTACCGGAAAAAGAGAGGATGAGAATGTGGAAGATATTTCAATGTCAAAAGAAGAATTGAGCATTGAAAAAATAAAAGCCATGCCAGCCTTATTTGGAGAAGTAGATATAGTAAAGAGTTTACAAATGCTGCCGGGAGTTCAGTCGGCTGGAGAAGGTACAACCGGATTGTTTGTAAGAGGAGGAAGTTATGATCAAAATTTAGTCCTTCTCGATGAAGCTACTGTTTATAATGCCTCTCATTTTTTAGGTTTTTTCTCAGTTTTTAACCCCGATGCTGTTAAGAAAGTTACTCTGTACAAAGGAGGAATACCAGCAAAATATGGTGGTAGACTTTCGTCGGTAGTTGATATCCAGATGAAAGAAGGAAATAGTAAAGAATTTTCCGGTTCAGGAGGCATCGGAACTATCTCAAGCCGACTTACTTTGGAAGGACCAATTAAGAAAGATGTAAGCTCATTTATAGTAACTGCACGGAGAACATATGCTGACCTGTTTCTTGCTTTAAGTAACGATCCAAACATTAGTAACAACAAATTATATTTTTATGATTTTAATGCGAAGGCTAACTATAGGTTCAGTGAAAAAGACCAGATCTTCGTGTCAGGATATTTTGGTAGGGATGTTTTCAATTTTGATAATGACTTCGGCTTAAAATGGGGAAATACCACGCTGACAGGAAGATGGAATCATGTTTTTAATGATAAGTTATTCCTTAATTCAACAGCTCTATATAGTAGTTTTAATTACGGGTTTCAGATAGATAATTCTTCTCAGAACTTTGAATGGCTGGCAAATCTCAGTGAAGTTGCCGGCAAATTTGACTTTACATACTTCCATAGCCCTTCAGTTACCTTATCATTTGGATCACATTCAATCTATCATATATTCTCACCTGCTGAAATAGAACCTCTCAATGATGAATCTATAGTAGAGAGCTTTTCTTTAGATAATAAATATGCTTTTGAGCAGGGACTTTATGTTGATTATGAGAAAAAAGTTAATGAAAGGTTATTGTTACAAGCGGGCCTGAGATATTCCCTTTTTTCTAATATCGGACCAAGTGATGTGTATATCTATGAAGGAGGCGAACCATCTCGAGATGCTGAAATAATTGATACGGTATCCTTTGCCAGAGGAAAGAATATTGCTTTTTACGATGGTTTCGAGCCACGGCTTAATATTAGGTATAAGCTTAATAAGAGTTCATCGATTAAGGCATCATATATGCGGACAATGCAATATTTACAAATTGCAGCCAACTCAACCGCTGGTTTACCTATTGACAGATGGATTCCCGCAGATAAATATATTAAACCACTTAGTGGTAACCAGGTGGCAGTTGGGTATTTCAGGAATTTTAAGGAAAATACATTCGAGTTTTCAACGGAACTTTATTATAAGCATATGGAGAACGTAATCGACCTTCTCCCTGAAGCAGATGTTTTTCTAAGTAATAATATTGAAACCGAATTAGCCGCTGGCCGTGGCTGGGCCTATGGTCTCGAATTTCAAATGAAAAAACAAAAGGGTGCTACAACAGGCTGGTTAAGCTATACTTTATCCAGAACTTTCAGACAAGTACCGGGCATAAGTAATGGAGATCCTTACCCCGCCAGATATGATAGGATACACGATATATCTCTGGTATTAAATCATGAATTCAATAAAAGAGTTTCAATGGGATTAAATTTTGTTTACTCTTCCGGACAGGCAGTTTCATTTCCTATTGGACGGTATGAGGTAGATGGTCAATCTGTTCCATACTATGATGACAATAACAGAAATAGTTCCAGAATGCCTGATTACCACAGGCTAGATCTCAGTTTGACTTTAAATGGAAAGGAAAAATCTGACCGTAAATGGGAATCATTTTGGAATTTTTCAATTTATAATCTGTATTCAAGAAAAAATCCGTTTTCGATTGAATTTAGACGAATTTATAACAATGACGTAGATTTTGATCCGCAGGAAGATGGTAATCCAGGAGAACAATATAATAGCAGACCAGCATCTGTAAAAACGTATTTATTTGGCATCATTCCTTCAGTATCTTATAATTTTAAATTTTAA